A single genomic interval of Helianthus annuus cultivar XRQ/B chromosome 6, HanXRQr2.0-SUNRISE, whole genome shotgun sequence harbors:
- the LOC110865144 gene encoding berberine bridge enzyme-like 8 has protein sequence MNNSRSVFLLVLALSFCVSFGALSSIFDVTSTSEDFITCLQSNSNNVTTISQLVFTPANTSYIPIWQAAADPIRFNKSYIPKPSVIVTPTDETQIQTALLCAKKHGYEFRIRDGGHDFEGNSYTANAPFVMLDLVNMRAIEINVENRTALVQGGALLGELYYTISQKTDTLYFPAGIWAGVGVSGFLSGGGYGNLLRKYGLGADNVLDIRFMDVNGNILDRKSMGEDLFWALRGGGASSFGIVLQWKLNLVPVPERVTLFSVSYTLEQGATDIFHKYQYVLPKFDRDLLIRVQLNTEYIGNTTQKTVRILFHGIYQGNIDTLLPLLNQSFPELNVTREVCQEVRMVQTTLEFGGFNISTPTSVLANRSAIPKLSFKGKSDYVRTPIPKSGLRKLWRKMFENDNSQTLFMYTFGGKMEEYSDTAIPYPHRAGVLYQVFKRVDFVDQPSDKTLISLRRLAWLRSFDKTLEPYVTSNPREAYMNYNDLDLGFDSATYEEASEWGERYWKRENFKKLIRIKAKVDPENFFRHPQSIPVFSRPLSDM, from the coding sequence ATGAATAACTCTCGTTCAGTGTTCCTCTTAGTTCTCGCTCTTTCATTTTGTGTTTCATTTGGAGCATTGTCTTCCATTTTCGATGTTACTTCAACTTCCGAAGATTTCATAACTTGTCTCCAATCCAATTCCAACAATGTCACCACCATCTCTCAACTCGTTTTCACCCCGGCCAACACTTCTTACATACCCATTTGGCAAGCTGCAGCCGACCCTATTCGGTTCAACAAATCCTACATTCCGAAACCATCAGTCATTGTTACTCCCACCGATGAAACACAGATCCAAACCGCTCTTTTATGCGCCAAGAAACACGGATATGAGTTTAGGATCCGAGACGGTGGTCATGACTTCGAGGGCAACTCATACACCGCGAACGCTCCGTTCGTCATGCTTGATCTCGTCAACATGAGGGCTATAGAGATCAACGTCGAAAACCGGACCGCATTGGTCCAGGGTGGCGCTTTGCTTGGTGAGCTCTACTACACTATTTCTCAGAAAACGGACACCTTGTATTTTCCTGCTGGTATTTGGGCCGGTGTGGGTGTTAGCGGGTTTTTGAGCGGTGGTGGGTATGGAAACCTGTTGAGGAAATACGGGCTTGGTGCCGATAATGTTTTGGATATTCGTTTCATGGATGTTAATGGAAACATTCTTGATAGGAAATCGATGGGCGAAGATTTGTTTTGGGCGCTTCGTGGCGGTGGTGCTTCCAGTTTCGGAATTGTTCTCCAGTGGAAGCTCAATTTGGTTCCGGTGCCTGAAAGAGTTACTCTTTTCAGTGTGAGTTATACTCTGGAGCAAGGGGCGACGGACATTTTCCATAAATATCAATACGTGTTACCGAAATTTGATCGTGATTTACTCATCAGAGTTCAGCTTAACACCGAGTATATAGGCAACACCACTCAGAAAACCGTACGAATATTGTTTCACGGTATTTATCAAGGCAATATTGACACACTGCTTCCGTTGTTGAACCAAAGTTTCCCAGAGCTCAATGTGACACGAGAAGTCTGCCAAGAAGTACGAATGGTCCAGACTACCCTTGAGTTTGGAGGCTTTAACATCTCTACCCCGACATCGGTTCTAGCGAACCGATCAGCAATCCCCAAGTTGAGCTTCAAAGGAAAATCAGACTATGTCCGAACTCCAATTCCCAAAAGCGGGCTAAGAAAGCTCTGGAGAAAGATGTTTGAAAACGACAACTCACAGACTCTCTTCATGTACACATTTGGTGGGAAGATGGAGGAGTACTCAGATACAGCAATTCCGTATCCCCATAGAGCTGGGGTGTTGTACCAAGTGTTCAAGAGGGTGGACTTCGTGGATCAGCCTTCGGACAAGACCTTGATATCACTCAGACGGTTAGCTTGGCTCCGAAGCTTTGATAAGACTTTGGAGCCGTACGTGACAAGTAACCCGAGGGAGGCGTATATGAACTACAATGATCttgatttgggttttgatagTGCTACATATGAAGAAGCAAGTGAATGGGGAGAAAGGTATTGGAAAAGGGAGAACTTTAAGAAGTTGATCCGAATCAAGGCTAAAGTTGATCCGGAAAATTTCTTTAGACACCCACAAAGTATACCGGTTTTCTCAAGACCTCTCTCAGATATGTGA